The Gouania willdenowi chromosome 3, fGouWil2.1, whole genome shotgun sequence genome includes the window CAGAATTGTTCAAATCTGCTCCAAAATAAGTGGAGTTCAGCAGAGATCTGAATTATTTTTGGGAGAAACAGGTGGTCAAAAAAGCTAAAGGAATGATGTCCCAACATGATCACATACTGTACTCtaagtttattttaatgtccTCAGGCCGTCGCTTTATCGCACCCTGTATAGGactggtgtcaaactcatggcccggcagccaaatcaggccctttggagcaaccaatttggcccgcaggagaaagtaaaaattacagagaaaacattaatcattgtgtaaatgaaacgcaacaatatttgcaggggctcacagttttcccggtcaTCATGCTTATGTCGCatgattgtagtcatttttattgatggaacggttgaaaaaaactcttaacccttaattaaatagaaattggtcacaaaatctaggaaatttaaagtgaagatcctgttgggattCATATATGTCAtatattgcttggatattgttagtattttttttttttttacatattttggattttatgtgtacgtagaagtgcaaactagggcacaataatctGTTGCAATAACTTGTTTTCTTGTAGAAAACCTGTGGCCCCCCTGAGATCAAACTACGCTGgttttggtccctgaactaaaatgagtttgacacccctggtagGAGAACAAATCTACTGTATATGCAAAGTCTTTTATTCCTTTTGCCATCAGGCTGTTAAACCTGGACAGGAATCTCATGGActgatatatttgtattatttattttgtttttccccTGTGGATGCTGAACTACATGGTGGTTAAAAACTGATGTGGAAATGAGGATCTCTGTCAATGTACTGacgtttatttttgtctttgtctgctgttttaaatgtatgtatggCCTGGTAAACTGCAAAACTGAAATGCCatttgggataaataaagttgtcTAAATCTAGAAGaggaatataatttaagagggaaaactacatttcaagacGCAACATACCAGAACAACACAACAAtagcaggggttaaattatggaactgcccaatgaatgaaatacaacaaaacagcaacataaaccaattaaaaaagctttttaaatcatatattgttaATAAATTTAAGAGCGAAGAACAACAATTTTGCAGacgacagcaataatatataatatgtatttataatggtaaaaaatatatattaatacttactcaataaacataataaaatgtatatattgggGTAGAGTATATTATGAATTTAATTATTGTGAcactatattttgtatttaaaatgtaattaattaaatttgtgtaagaaatatgaatattatgtacatgcatgtgtatacatctatgtatgtgtgtatgtatatgtatatatgtgtgatGTGCATGTATGAACTGTATATAAAAAACTTTGTgtaggatatacagtatactgaatgtgtattgtaaaaataataatattggtttgctaattcttttttttgtgatattattgAGAGCAGTGATtatcaactggtgggtcggggcccaaaagtgggtcgcataCCTTTACTGGGTGGGTCATAAAGAGCTgctcaaaaatgaataaatacttaatgtctctcatggcGTGCTgtgaaatatatagatttatgttttaaaaactgtaatttggttggttggattgtaaaaaaaaaaaataaattcaaaaatatCGTGTgtcaaaatgtgggtcccagggtgagactagttgagaacccctggtctagagaaccttgtttttttgtaatatggTAGGTGTGTATAAGCTTTTGCTTCAATTTTCACCCTTTTCGGCTAATTAGTTAGAcaattgagtgttgtttgttctgttttttttttttgtttttttttctgaagaaataatgccaaaataaaattcaagtTGAATTCAAATATCAAATTCAAATGCTGCCTTTCCGGGGGGTCAAAACTCCTACTTCAAAGTGTTGCAAATGCAGCACATCAACAAATAGCACTAAGcgagcattagcatttactgagcattagcattagcctagcaatagatatttgcctaacaatagcattaacctagcgttagtattagcctagcatcaacacaaacctagcattagcattaacctagtaatagcattgacctaacattagcattagcctaacattagcattagcctagcattggcctAGTAATAGCATCAACactaaactagcattagcaataacggAACATTAGCATTtttctagcaatagcattaacctagcatttgatctaacctagcattaacattaacctagcgcTAGTATTAACCTATGGGTGAAtggtggattagtggttagcacttcctcctcacagcaagaaggtcctgggttcaagccctggggtggacgcTTGGATCTTTGTCTGtgtggaatttgcatgttctccccatgctgcaTGGACTTCCTCCAGATACTCCTGCTTCCTCCCACAATACAAAAACATCACTGTTAAGTTGATTGAAGTCTCAAAATTGCTCTTAGAAATTCAGGTGAGTGtaagtggttgtttgtctgttgccctgcgatggacagCATCAGCCTCAGGTAGGCACCAGCAGagccctgtgaccctgaaataggacaaagtgggcctgaaaattgatggatggatggatagcattagccaagcattaacactaaactggcattagcattaacctagtaataTCATTAGCCTAACgataccattagcctagcaataaaaCAACCAACAAAGATGATAATTATTTGGTTTAGACTGTAGTGATGTGATGTTGTTTATTATCAGGtgcacaaacaaatgaaaaggtCAAAACCAACAGATGCTCAGTTTAGAAAATAgaggaaagaagaagaggaagatgtCCTTCTGACATGTCAGAACCTCCACTGATAGTAGGTGGTGAacggaagaagaaaaataataatgaggaTGCCTCcttcactaataataataataataataattattattattactattatatcaAAATTTGATATAATTATACTTGGGCCAGCATTAATAATTCTGGGGTAAAAGCATCAGGAAAGCTCGTCCATCACCCACACACCCACGCCAGGCTCATTcctacacattcacacacacacacacacacacaactgttgGAGGAGAAAAACAGACGGTATCCACGCAGTAAACGAACCTACGTCTGTGTGCACGGTTACAAACATCCACGACTTTATTATTACTCCACATAAAACTATTGCACGCATGTAAAcagtacattttaaacaatcaCAGACAGACGTGGAAAGCTCATGTTCATTGTTCACCATTACGCACGGACTGTGAAGACACTTGTTATGTACAGGTTGGATGTTAACTCATCCAACAAACACTGCatgttgtaatatttatttttgcacaacTTGTTTAACCAGTCCATAGCGTCACAAAccagtaaaatgactttttcttCGGGAAACAGACGTTTTTACGCACGTCTTTTTGAGGTCTCCGCGCGCGTTACCCTCCGCGCAACAGCGCCCTGAGCTTGTTCCTGAACTCCTGCCTCATCAGGCAGTAGATGATCGGATTCAGGCAGCTGTTGGTGTGCGCCAGACACACAGTGAGCGGGAACACGTACGTGTGCACCACATAGTAGGCTTTGTCCCAGTGCGCCGCGTTGAGTTTGACCAGCACGCTCCACAGAGTGATGGCCTGGTTCGGCATCCAGCACAGAAAGAAGGACAGAACCACGATGGTGATGGACCGGGTCACCTGAGATCTGCGTCTGGAGTTGCTGGTTTTCATAGTCCTTCTACGGATGAAGCGCAGCAGCGAGATGTAGCTGATGGACACGATGGACATGGGGAGGACGAAGCCCACCACGATCTTTTGGATGTGGTAAACCGCTAACCAGTACTGCCCCCCGGGGAACCTGAGCAGACACAGCTTCTCTCCGGTCACAAAAGTCACTGTGGAGAAGATGGAGGTCGGTGCCGTGGCCAGAGTCGCCAGAGTCCAGATCATGAGGCTGACCCACCGGGAGGAGGTGCCCGGTCTGTGCGCGCTGCTGCTCTTCAGCGCCGAGGCCACGGACCAGTAGCGCGTGACGCTCATGGCGGTGAGGAAAAACACGCTGGCGTACATGTTCATCACTGTCACCGACAGGATAATCTTACACATGGCGTTTCCAAACGGCCAGCTGAAGTCCAACATGGTGTCCACAGCCCAGAAGGGCAGCGTGAGCACGAACTGCAGGTCCGTCACCGCCAAGTTCAGCACGAAGAAGTTCACTGTGGACTTCCTCCTCTCCTCCCGGACCCGGAGTAAGAAGAGAACCAAGAGGTTTCCGATCAGCCCCGCCGCGCACACCACGGAGTAGATCACGCAGATGAGGAACCGGAGCAACGGGCTTCCGTCTGCGCTCACATCGATGTCCTCCAGCCTCTTGAAGAGCTCCAGCTCAGACACGGTCCAGTTCACACACGCACTTTCGTTTCCTTCACACATCCTGGCCAAAGAAAAATCCCCCCGATCTGGAGCGCTCAGTTCTTTTGGCTACAGATGTGTATGTGAGCACAGCTGGATGGTTTCACGCTCTTAACGCACTCTCACTATCAGTCTGTGCGTAACCAAGCGCGTTCTCCAGCACAATGTCCATCTAAAAACAACTTTTCCGTGCGCACAGCGACCAGACCCCGTTGATCATCATCTCAGCCTCTAACGGTGAAGCTGCAGCATCCAGAGGAAACACCAACTGCATCTACAGAGGCGTGCGTAAAGACTGTGGGTCTAGAACTGGAGAGAAGCTGCTCCAGACGACTCTCTGTTGCCACCATGTGTTCACATTAAAGCGCAGCGGGTCACATGGAGCCATTgatcagttcttttttttttaacaccaatAGCCCGGTAGGGCAGATATGTAGCAATATtagttcacttctggaagaaagcatgaaagtatgaattcagaatcagaaaagacTTATTCGcaaagtacagtttaaaaacagtacaaggaatttaactcgGTGGTTGGTGTGAAgaacaagaaagaacaaaacaaaacccccagaaataataataataataataataataatacaatgtaaAGGATAAGGATAAATGTATACATATTCACAAGTGCTGCAGGTAACATTATCTTTATGGAAACAGGTAATATTACAGGTAATATTgtctttctgaaataaaaaaaatgaatcatttgttacattcatttaaatgtttaccTCCATCAAAAGTTTGGGTTTGATGATCATTGTACACGTTGACAAGtgctgcaaaaataaacaaataatcatCAGAATAATGGTTATGCATGTGTAGTGAGGTGAGTTGCATATTTCCTAGTGTCCTTGAATGCCGCATTACTGCATGTGCCACTCCCTGCTCCTGTGTGGACCTTAATGACGTCATCTAGACCACCTTGGTTTGGTCATGGCTGAACTGTTGCTTGGTTTGGTGTGACAGGGATGTACAGTAAGTAGCTCTTTCTTTTATTAGAATGTCTGTTTAATTATGAAGAACATTAATATTGGCCTGTGTTTGAGAGACTTTACCCTGAGAGTCAAGTGGTGCTGGAACACAGTGAGCCAGGTATATAACTATTAAAAAGCTAACATAATATAGCAGTGAATGTTCACTGTTGATGCTAATTCATTAATAATGCTAGTGTTTTATGCTCCACACTTAACCATTAAGTCACTTGATTTgttttataaagttttttttttttgtgttacttatttaatttgctgtgtttttagtTTGGTTTAATAATTCCTTCATGATTTGGATAAgccagtgtttgtgttgtgctaataataatatacttattttatattgttaagacTTGTAAATAAAGATTATGATCTGTGTTCATTGTGGGGTTTACCGGGCGTTCTTTAATAGAGAACCCTCTTTAGTTATTTACTTATTTCTCTTTTCCTCTAATTTGAGGTTTAATCGTTAGGCTTAGCTTAAGTTTCTGTTGGTTACAGACCAGTGGGCCTGTGGCCCCGCCCTCAGACTATGTACAGTTAgcaaatgaagaaataaatgaaaatggatgTATTAATTTATGACAAATTTTAAAAGGCGTCTTTGTCATACACAGTTGTGGCTGCAAATAAAGAGCAATTTCACCCTTTCCATGTGTAAAGCGTTGTAGTGGCCATCTTATATCTATAACAATATTTTAAGCTATTTCATGACAATCCTTGTacccaaaaacctacattttgccacaaagatTATGCTTCTATagtctatatacagtatatatatatatacatatttacaagTGCTGCAGGTACCATTGTCTTTATGGAAAGGGTAATATTACAGTTAATGtctttctgaaaaaaattgaaacatttgttacattcatttaaatattaatctACATCAAAAGTTTCATCTGTCAAACTCTTTGTTGCAAGAAAACAAAGGAAATTTTAACAGAATCAAAGTTATGGTAAGATTGAAATTTGTAATatggatggcggccatcttggatcttgctctgagcACAATTAACGGTATTTTAAGATGTATTATTGAAttccttgaccctgaaaacctaTAATTCACCACTGAGATCATGCTTCAATGTCAAAAACAACCAAAGTTATGACATTCAAATTGGCAAAacggatggtggccatcttggatttcttaattttgagtgggaaccattAGTTTGTTAACATAAATCCCATTAGAAATGGATGTAACATATACTCAAAAACACCCATGTACAAATTTCTCATGCTGTCTTCCAGAACATATGTTTGACAGATCTGCCAAGCTATGTTTTATGTCAAATCATAAGCCTTTGTTCCACCTGACTGATGGAAATCAGCAAAAATGATgggtgtcctgatccaatattgatgtctgtctgatatcagcaaaaaaagagTATCTTGATGTTATTTTGATGTTGATCATTCTGGAAAAATTGACATATATTTGTATTAGATTTACAGAGGTTGGTTCTGTCGTCTAAttgacttatttatttattcatttaaaatgtatgtaaatcaTTGGTTTATAATGAATGGGTCAGTTTTCCCCATAATTGCTGACTAATGTTCTCTGAATAGCATCagttaatcaagccttttcttacAAAATAACACGACTAATAGAAGTATGAATGATTCTATGGGGtgtcaaatgtaaaaactcagtcacTATTTCATAGCCAAAACATTTAGCTCACATTTTGctaatttctttcattttaaacGAATTCATGTAAAATAGCATGTTGTGTATCATtgttaatgtgtaaacatgaaaaatgaatctaaatgttaatttacACACAGAAATCCAGCTCATTCCTGTCGGCGTTGCTGTAGGTATGACAGTGAGCACAAATTAAGTGTGGATGCAGCAGTTtgtaaattgtcttttttagcCTATAGGTCATTTATAACAAATTACTTCAATGAGAACAACTGTATAGTTTAACACCATgcctcttattttgaaaggctgaAAGTGTCAaagaaaacgttttttttttagtcttaacGCAAGTAGCCGACAGGAAGTTGTGAGAGTTTGGCTGCAGACCTGCACTGAGATGTGACCCATCCCGATGTGAGGAACAGAATGCACCTAAAAGCTGTTTGTAACCCACcataaaactaaagaaaatgATAAACAAGATGagctgaagtcatttttgtggagACGTGTCTACTTAGACATTGTTGAAACAGTCTTTATTCATTAGAATGTTGTATTTTTCACTCTATATTGCCCTGTAACAATATATTTATTGGAAAGAAAAAACTTTGCGTATTACTTAGCCTAACTACCATAACGACACTAACGGAGGCTAGCTCTAACTGGGCTAACTTTAGGATTAGCCCTAGACATTTTATTTAGATATATcatgaccatggctcaggtggtagtgggtcgtcttctgatcgagaggttgggggttcgatcccagtacctgactatgtgtcgaagtgtccatgggcaagacactgaaccctaagttgctcccagtggttgactagcgccttgcatggcagtcctgtcccactggtgtgtgaatgtgagagtgattgggtgaatgagctgatatgtaaagcgctttgagactgcttcagtgtggtgataaagcactatataaaatcaagtccatttaccattttaccatctATGGGATAAGCGTGCCATTATGTGCGTGTGCACTTTTATGCATGTTCACTCAAATGTGCCATTTTCTTGCTCAAAGATCATAGAATTGAAGTTGCACCCATAATCAGGAAGCAGCAGTCACAGGAATAAGGTGGTCGACGCgagaaaatatgttgctgtcgtaatcatattTGAGTTGAGATCATTTACTTTGTAACTGCCATGAAAAGTCAATACAAATTGTATAATGCAAAATTGTAGAACCATATTACAgttcaattattaaaatgtttcaagctttcccacattttaccatttaaaaaaaaaaaaaaaaaatctctaggggtatattgacacaaaacaggctcagatgcccacaccaaaaatattaaaacctataatttcattgattaggaagcctaacgagGTAGATGAtactagtttttagtgtattaaGCTGCAGATTTAGGGCCCTTTTataggagatgctaacagaaagctaacacaagaggaaggttgacttttattaggttatttatttcaggttcagtatgtgattaattgtaattgtctttcagggaaaaattaataattggaaaaaatgtcagtcACCACGAACGTAATTGAGTGAACATAGAtatttgaagatgtaattgtaatgttaaaatgtaattgaccctaaccctgctaGACATACACATACTCTGTGTAATGGTGTAACGCTCAGTGTGTGACAAGTCATCACATCATgttggaaaaaggaaaaaataaaaactggatCAAACGGCAGAATGCGTTTTATTACATCTAAACTTTTTCTACATAAACAGATAACATTCAATAAGTAAACAATTTATTCCAATGCAGTAATAAATATTCTCATCTGAGCCTCGGTGTCTTTGTACAAACTGGCGTTGTCACAGTCCAACTTTCCACCAAAAGcctggtttttctttttcttcttctttacaaACCACGATCCTCAGGTCGAAGCCGTGAAACACAAACTGAACGTTTTAAGGCAGTGAGTGCAGATGTTGAGTCTGATCTGTACAGCTGTGCGACTCtttgttgacctttttttttttttttttttttaaattaattacacCACTTTCCTTTTtctagaaaatatataaattacttTATTCTCTCGCTCTGAACGGACACACAGAAGCATACAAATGGATATGGAACAGGTTTCGGTGGATTTTGACGCCTTTTCCCACTGATGTATTTTTACACCAGGCCACGTTTTCCCTTTTATTTCAGTCATTAAAAAAGTCACACTAACATAACCAATGTTTACCTTTAGTAAACATGTTTACCTTTAGTAAACATGTTTACCACTCATCCTTGCATTCAGTTTggcaacttcaaaacaaaaataaggagAACCAAACAGAAGCTTCtcacttaaaacaataatacaataaataaacagtgacaTAAACACGTTTCAGCCACTGTGAGCTTCATGTTAAGTGTCTACAGAGTGCTGCTTAaaggaaaagaacaaaaaaaatattacaatttcaCATTAGAAGTAGTTATTAATCTAAacgttcaaaataaaagcacaaatgtGAGTTTAAACAGAcagtaaatcagtggttcccaaagttTTACTTTTTCCGTTGTGCCCCCCTTTGAAGAAGGAAAAACTGGATGAAAAAGTGGAACCTTAATtgaaaaagtcacattttttcttcaaattttcaaaataacataaaatgtgcaatcccAAATTTTAGAACAATGATAAAGTATTCTTACTGTCACCCCACAGTTTGATTATTGTTAATCAGCCATATTTGTATTTGATTTCTGAAGTCTCAATTTCATTACAATCCAATCTTTGATTATTAACAATTATTGATTTGATTATTGCTAAATTAATAATTTTCTACAATGTAATTTAAGTCACCAAATTAGGAAGACTCGCCTGGTTTGTATTACTagttaaagaaaatgtaaataatctataaaagattttttgaaatttaagaATTGTTTAATAACCATTGATAATAAAATTGTATAATCGATaatctttattttaaagaatgttCTCAAACTGTCCCAACCataataatttcttttttattactttattattgcTGTTCTAAAGTATGCGATTGCACAATTGTATGTTACCTTTATGAGTGTAGAAGATAAAAagtcacttcttttttttaaacctttttcaataaaggttcaacttttgacccattttgttGGGATgggggcgtgtgtgtgtgtgtgggggggcgtGTGGGGGGGGCAACagaaacagtttgagaaccttTGCACTAAATAACAGTGTTAACATCAGGCAACTCTGCATTCATGTTTTTGAACTGTGGGAGGACAGTTCGTAGACTAAAAACTgagccgtttctggctatatgcaAACTATAATATTAGCCACTAGAGGGCCCCAAAGAGGAGTACTTGGCCTGATCTGATAATTAAATGTATCAGTTTTTATCcataaaatgcttttaaataaataaatataaaacataagaataaaataaaacaccttCAAAAGCTGTGACTcaagtttttatgttttcactCTCAATAAT containing:
- the rxfp3.3a1 gene encoding relaxin-3 receptor 1, coding for MCEGNESACVNWTVSELELFKRLEDIDVSADGSPLLRFLICVIYSVVCAAGLIGNLLVLFLLRVREERRKSTVNFFVLNLAVTDLQFVLTLPFWAVDTMLDFSWPFGNAMCKIILSVTVMNMYASVFFLTAMSVTRYWSVASALKSSSAHRPGTSSRWVSLMIWTLATLATAPTSIFSTVTFVTGEKLCLLRFPGGQYWLAVYHIQKIVVGFVLPMSIVSISYISLLRFIRRRTMKTSNSRRRSQVTRSITIVVLSFFLCWMPNQAITLWSVLVKLNAAHWDKAYYVVHTYVFPLTVCLAHTNSCLNPIIYCLMRQEFRNKLRALLRGG